Proteins co-encoded in one Capsicum annuum cultivar UCD-10X-F1 chromosome 9, UCD10Xv1.1, whole genome shotgun sequence genomic window:
- the LOC107842436 gene encoding uncharacterized protein LOC107842436 isoform X2: MELPPSLPRYVSKNSKKRVFPGGSSIDVLVEEVSPSSNWISNSESAKQNELIDLDMKGGDNDVMFIDENTESSGKGKEIFLELSLGRGGSANNVIQSQVQLSKKHCLSESDDVPSDLFYDDDLPVDMYFDDLEHNDYAVLQSHFDHMVTPPGVEVPIPWMSSLGKAKMASAITNTSSTSKTPSSLFGKPPEVLKDQSTSWYGLTPVSKPTPFELSLSSLEPSVGKSKFSAKGKSMETCFKEQNGFTNVSPGAEKSFNVQGSRLRRKVHLSPETASHSWHTQSIPGASHIPTLHFVPAPMPSWMNVPLNMTTAQASSGFMLGPGPVNPLPLNQVHPGFMLAPGDMNSVPPEQFHPGYGLTPDAMNYFPQEQLSSGSVLAPGAMYYFHPEMDYPFWKHGLHNSATITESPSLQCESASSDVPHRDLGESLKNFRLFKKFDTVQDHSGHYFSKLAPHDNQASKSCAKRIQEEWKILEKDLPDTIFVRVYETRMDLLRAVIIGADGTPYHDGLFVFDVFFPSNYPNVPPHVHYHSFGLRINPNLYECGKVCLSLLNTWGGRGKEKWIPGESTMLQVLVSIQGLILNAKPYFNEPGYARLSGSAIGEQGSVHYNENTFIFNLKTMVYCMRKPPQHFEDFVIGHYFQSCQDILVACKAYMKGARVGCLVRGCVLEDGGEGDKSCSPYFKDILAGFIQTLVDTFTKIGAKDCDKFLPLAEKASTEVGPVKVESC; the protein is encoded by the exons ATGGAGTTGCCGCCATCTCTTCCGCGATATGTCTCGAAGAATTCCAA GAAAAGAGTGTTCCCTGGTGGGAGTTCAATCGATGTGCTGGTGGAGGAAGTCTCGCCCTCTAGCAATTGGATTTCAAATTCAGAGTCTGCTAAACAGAACGAG CTAATAGATCTTGACATGAAAGGAGGTGATAATGATGTGATGTTTATCGATGAGAATACTGAATCTAGTGGCAAAGGAAAG GAAATTTTTCTCGAGCTATCCCTTGGTCGTGGTGGTTCAGCAAATAATGTTATCCAGAGTCAAGTTCAGCTTTCAAAGAAGCACTGCCTTTCAGAATCAGATGATGTGCCTTCAGACCTATTTTATGACGATGATCTGCCTGTGGACATGTATTTTGATGACCTAGAGCATAACGACTATGCCGTTTTGCAATCACATTTTGATCATATGGTTACTCCACCGGGAGTTGAGGTTCCAATCCCGTGGATGTCCAGTCTTGGTAAAGCTAAAATGGCATCAGCCATTACAAACACATCATCCACCTCAAAAACTCCGAGTTCTCTTTTTGGAAAACCTCCCGAGGTACTAAAGGACCAGTCCACTTCTTGGTATGGCCTTACTCCTGTTTCTAAGCCTACACCATTTGAGCTATCTTTGTCGTCTCTGGAACCTTCTGTTGGCAAGAGCAAATTTTCTGCCAAAGGGAAGTCAATGGAGACATGTTTTAAAGAACAAAATGGTTTTACAAATGTATCACCCGGAGCAGAAAAATCTTTTAATGTTCAAGGGTCTCGTCTTAGAAGGAAGGTCCATTTATCCCCTGAAACAGCCTCTCATAGTTGGCATACTCAATCTATTCCTGGTGCATCTCATATACCTACACTTCACTTTGTACCTGCACCAATGCCAAGTTGGATGAACGTGCCCCTTAATATGACAACTGCTCAAGCTTCTTCAGGGTTTATGCTCGGGCCAGGTCCTGTGAACCCTCTCCCTCTGAATCAGGTTCACCCAGGATTTATGCTTGCACCAGGTGATATGAATTCTGTTCCTCCGGAACAGTTTCATCCAGGGTATGGTCTCACACCAGATGCTATGAACTATTTTCCTCAGGAACAGCTTTCGTCGGGGTCTGTTCTTGCACCTGGTGCTATGTACTATTTCCATCCGGAAATGGATTATCCATTCTGGAAGCATGGTCTGCATAACAGTGCAACTATTACAGAGAGTCCATCACTCCAGTGTGAATCAGCTTCTAGTGATGTGCCACATAGAGATTTAGGTGAAAGCCTGAAGAATTTCCGTCTTTTCAAGAAATTTGATACTGTTCAAGATCATTCAGGCCATTATTTTTCTAAACTTGCACCTCATGACAACCAG GCCTCTAAGAGTTGCGCCAAGAGGATACAGGAGGAATGGAAGATACTGGAGAAAGATCTACCTG ATACCATATTTGTCCGGGTGTATGAAACTAGAATGGATCTGTTGAGGGCGGTGATCATTGGAGCTGATGGAACTCCATACCATGATGGCCTTTTCGTTTTTGATGTTTTCTTCCCTAGCAACTATCCCAATGTTCCACCG CATGTACACTACCATTCGTTTGGCCTTCGTATCAACCCAAACTTGTATGAGTGTGGAAAAGTCTGCCTGAGCCTTCTCAACACTTGGGGTGGTAGAGGAAAGGAAAAATGGATCCCTGGTGAATCAACTATGCTACAAGTGTTGGTTTCCATTCAAGGGCTAATATTGAATGCAAAACCCTATTTCAATGAGCCTGGATATGCTAGGTTGAGTGGATCAGCCATAGGGGAACAGGGCTCAGTGCACTATAACGAGAACACTTTCATTTTTAATCTGAAGACAATGGTCTATTGTATGAGGAAACCACCACAG CACTTTGAGGATTTTGTTATAGGGCATTACTTTCAAAGTTGTCAAGATATTCTTGTGGCATGTAAAGCATATATGAAAGGTGCTCGTGTAGGTTGCCTTGTTAGAGGGTGTGTTCTTGAGGATGGTGGTGAGGGTGACAAAAGTTGCTCCCCGTATTTCAAGGACATATTGGCAGGATTCATCCAGACGCTTGTAGATACGTTTACAAAGATTGGTGCAAAGGATTGTGATAAGTTTCTTCCTTTGGCAGAAAAGGCGTCAACCGAAGTTGGTCCAGTTAAGGTAGAGAGTTGCTGA
- the LOC107842436 gene encoding uncharacterized protein LOC107842436 isoform X1, translating into MWSLILITYMEKNKKKRILSKSSQLKRVFPGGSSIDVLVEEVSPSSNWISNSESAKQNELIDLDMKGGDNDVMFIDENTESSGKGKEIFLELSLGRGGSANNVIQSQVQLSKKHCLSESDDVPSDLFYDDDLPVDMYFDDLEHNDYAVLQSHFDHMVTPPGVEVPIPWMSSLGKAKMASAITNTSSTSKTPSSLFGKPPEVLKDQSTSWYGLTPVSKPTPFELSLSSLEPSVGKSKFSAKGKSMETCFKEQNGFTNVSPGAEKSFNVQGSRLRRKVHLSPETASHSWHTQSIPGASHIPTLHFVPAPMPSWMNVPLNMTTAQASSGFMLGPGPVNPLPLNQVHPGFMLAPGDMNSVPPEQFHPGYGLTPDAMNYFPQEQLSSGSVLAPGAMYYFHPEMDYPFWKHGLHNSATITESPSLQCESASSDVPHRDLGESLKNFRLFKKFDTVQDHSGHYFSKLAPHDNQASKSCAKRIQEEWKILEKDLPDTIFVRVYETRMDLLRAVIIGADGTPYHDGLFVFDVFFPSNYPNVPPHVHYHSFGLRINPNLYECGKVCLSLLNTWGGRGKEKWIPGESTMLQVLVSIQGLILNAKPYFNEPGYARLSGSAIGEQGSVHYNENTFIFNLKTMVYCMRKPPQHFEDFVIGHYFQSCQDILVACKAYMKGARVGCLVRGCVLEDGGEGDKSCSPYFKDILAGFIQTLVDTFTKIGAKDCDKFLPLAEKASTEVGPVKVESC; encoded by the exons ATGTGGTCCTTGATTCTTATAACGTAcatggaaaaaaataagaagaagagaatTTTGAGTAAAAGCAGTCAATT GAAAAGAGTGTTCCCTGGTGGGAGTTCAATCGATGTGCTGGTGGAGGAAGTCTCGCCCTCTAGCAATTGGATTTCAAATTCAGAGTCTGCTAAACAGAACGAG CTAATAGATCTTGACATGAAAGGAGGTGATAATGATGTGATGTTTATCGATGAGAATACTGAATCTAGTGGCAAAGGAAAG GAAATTTTTCTCGAGCTATCCCTTGGTCGTGGTGGTTCAGCAAATAATGTTATCCAGAGTCAAGTTCAGCTTTCAAAGAAGCACTGCCTTTCAGAATCAGATGATGTGCCTTCAGACCTATTTTATGACGATGATCTGCCTGTGGACATGTATTTTGATGACCTAGAGCATAACGACTATGCCGTTTTGCAATCACATTTTGATCATATGGTTACTCCACCGGGAGTTGAGGTTCCAATCCCGTGGATGTCCAGTCTTGGTAAAGCTAAAATGGCATCAGCCATTACAAACACATCATCCACCTCAAAAACTCCGAGTTCTCTTTTTGGAAAACCTCCCGAGGTACTAAAGGACCAGTCCACTTCTTGGTATGGCCTTACTCCTGTTTCTAAGCCTACACCATTTGAGCTATCTTTGTCGTCTCTGGAACCTTCTGTTGGCAAGAGCAAATTTTCTGCCAAAGGGAAGTCAATGGAGACATGTTTTAAAGAACAAAATGGTTTTACAAATGTATCACCCGGAGCAGAAAAATCTTTTAATGTTCAAGGGTCTCGTCTTAGAAGGAAGGTCCATTTATCCCCTGAAACAGCCTCTCATAGTTGGCATACTCAATCTATTCCTGGTGCATCTCATATACCTACACTTCACTTTGTACCTGCACCAATGCCAAGTTGGATGAACGTGCCCCTTAATATGACAACTGCTCAAGCTTCTTCAGGGTTTATGCTCGGGCCAGGTCCTGTGAACCCTCTCCCTCTGAATCAGGTTCACCCAGGATTTATGCTTGCACCAGGTGATATGAATTCTGTTCCTCCGGAACAGTTTCATCCAGGGTATGGTCTCACACCAGATGCTATGAACTATTTTCCTCAGGAACAGCTTTCGTCGGGGTCTGTTCTTGCACCTGGTGCTATGTACTATTTCCATCCGGAAATGGATTATCCATTCTGGAAGCATGGTCTGCATAACAGTGCAACTATTACAGAGAGTCCATCACTCCAGTGTGAATCAGCTTCTAGTGATGTGCCACATAGAGATTTAGGTGAAAGCCTGAAGAATTTCCGTCTTTTCAAGAAATTTGATACTGTTCAAGATCATTCAGGCCATTATTTTTCTAAACTTGCACCTCATGACAACCAG GCCTCTAAGAGTTGCGCCAAGAGGATACAGGAGGAATGGAAGATACTGGAGAAAGATCTACCTG ATACCATATTTGTCCGGGTGTATGAAACTAGAATGGATCTGTTGAGGGCGGTGATCATTGGAGCTGATGGAACTCCATACCATGATGGCCTTTTCGTTTTTGATGTTTTCTTCCCTAGCAACTATCCCAATGTTCCACCG CATGTACACTACCATTCGTTTGGCCTTCGTATCAACCCAAACTTGTATGAGTGTGGAAAAGTCTGCCTGAGCCTTCTCAACACTTGGGGTGGTAGAGGAAAGGAAAAATGGATCCCTGGTGAATCAACTATGCTACAAGTGTTGGTTTCCATTCAAGGGCTAATATTGAATGCAAAACCCTATTTCAATGAGCCTGGATATGCTAGGTTGAGTGGATCAGCCATAGGGGAACAGGGCTCAGTGCACTATAACGAGAACACTTTCATTTTTAATCTGAAGACAATGGTCTATTGTATGAGGAAACCACCACAG CACTTTGAGGATTTTGTTATAGGGCATTACTTTCAAAGTTGTCAAGATATTCTTGTGGCATGTAAAGCATATATGAAAGGTGCTCGTGTAGGTTGCCTTGTTAGAGGGTGTGTTCTTGAGGATGGTGGTGAGGGTGACAAAAGTTGCTCCCCGTATTTCAAGGACATATTGGCAGGATTCATCCAGACGCTTGTAGATACGTTTACAAAGATTGGTGCAAAGGATTGTGATAAGTTTCTTCCTTTGGCAGAAAAGGCGTCAACCGAAGTTGGTCCAGTTAAGGTAGAGAGTTGCTGA